One window of the Sandaracinaceae bacterium genome contains the following:
- a CDS encoding c-type cytochrome, giving the protein MRPPLGLLCLLLVACDGAAPTPPVPTTSVEPEPPAPIGDAARGRALLVRFECSRCHAGAGPPAAAERDCVGCHRDVRAGRVEAPPEILAGWRASLHSLPDAPDLAGASRLDAAWIAEYLQRPVDLRPHLEATMPRLPLDARDARDVASALAPPRAPSATGGDPARGREAVAARPCGQCHTLGGEPLPTRGAAGVGGEAFARARRLAPDLAFAAARMPATLVDWLVDPASLHPRTEMPPTDLSAAEARDVAAYLRASTEIDVRRPLPPRLPLLSREVTWEEVDAALFHDTCWHCHSDPGYAIGDGGPGNTGGLGFEGRGLDLASYEALRSGALFEGRRRSVFREVTLPGGETLPLVVASLRARQLEEAGLPSGDVLGMPLGLPSVSPEAIQLLETWIAQGRRR; this is encoded by the coding sequence ATGCGGCCCCCGCTCGGGCTCCTCTGCCTGCTCCTGGTCGCGTGCGACGGCGCCGCGCCCACGCCTCCCGTGCCCACAACATCGGTCGAGCCCGAGCCGCCGGCTCCCATCGGCGACGCGGCGCGCGGTCGCGCGCTCCTCGTCCGCTTCGAGTGCAGCCGCTGCCACGCGGGCGCGGGCCCGCCGGCCGCGGCGGAGAGGGACTGCGTGGGCTGCCACCGCGACGTGCGCGCGGGCCGGGTCGAGGCGCCGCCGGAGATCCTCGCGGGGTGGCGAGCGAGCCTGCACAGCCTCCCCGACGCGCCCGACCTCGCGGGCGCCTCGCGCCTCGACGCGGCGTGGATCGCAGAATACCTGCAGCGGCCCGTCGATCTCCGGCCGCACCTCGAGGCGACCATGCCGCGGCTCCCGCTGGACGCCCGCGACGCGCGCGATGTCGCGTCCGCCCTCGCCCCGCCCCGCGCGCCGAGCGCGACGGGCGGCGACCCCGCGCGGGGGCGCGAGGCGGTCGCGGCGCGCCCGTGCGGGCAGTGCCACACCCTCGGGGGCGAGCCCCTCCCCACGCGCGGCGCGGCCGGCGTCGGCGGGGAAGCCTTCGCGCGCGCGCGTCGCCTCGCCCCCGACCTGGCCTTCGCCGCGGCGCGCATGCCCGCGACCCTCGTGGACTGGCTCGTCGACCCGGCCTCGCTGCACCCACGGACCGAGATGCCGCCGACCGACCTGAGCGCGGCCGAGGCGCGGGACGTCGCGGCGTACCTCCGGGCGTCCACGGAGATCGACGTGCGCCGCCCGCTCCCGCCCCGGCTCCCGCTCCTGTCGCGCGAGGTGACCTGGGAGGAGGTGGACGCGGCGCTCTTCCACGACACCTGCTGGCACTGCCACTCCGACCCGGGCTACGCCATCGGCGACGGCGGGCCGGGCAACACGGGCGGCCTCGGCTTCGAGGGCCGCGGCCTCGACCTGGCGAGCTACGAGGCGCTCCGGAGCGGCGCTCTGTTCGAGGGACGTCGCCGCAGCGTCTTCCGCGAGGTCACCCTGCCCGGCGGCGAGACCCTGCCCCTCGTGGTCGCGAGCCTGCGCGCCCGCCAGCTCGAGGAGGCCGGCCTGCCGTCGGGAGACGTCCTCGGCATGCCGCTGGGCCTGCCGAGCGTCTCGCCGGAGGCCATCCAGCTCCTCGAGACCTGGATCGCCCAGGGGCGGCGGCGCTGA
- a CDS encoding aspartate aminotransferase family protein, giving the protein MKIPSKGMSRDEVMATMSQYAERDTDWRSGRTFGYSYDAGREAEKVTKEAYGRFLSENALDPRVYPSLVKFETEVVGMCRTHLRGDDAVVGTFTSGGTESCMLAVKTARDWAKAEKGITAPEMILPITAHAAFHKGAHYFGVKVVPVDVDAETFEADPAAVKAALTDNTVLIVGSAPSYAHGVIDPIVELGQIALEHGVLLHVDACIGGFMLPYVARLGRKLKDWDFSVPGVTSVSMDLHKYAYCAKGASVLMMKDKELRQHQIFACAAWTGYSVVNTTMQSTKSGGPMAAAWATLHHIGDEGYLALTRRAMDATDRIAAGVESIPELRMLGEPVMTLLAFASDEVDVFHVADEMKLRGWLIGAQLEYGPSPTNLHLTVGPTNDEKAEAFVADLRASVEAAKALPKSDLPGQIQAAFANMAPEDISPETLKQMLSMAGASGTELPERESDINHVLDSLPRALNEKLLVGYLNELFV; this is encoded by the coding sequence GTGAAGATTCCGTCGAAGGGGATGAGCCGTGACGAGGTCATGGCGACGATGTCGCAGTACGCCGAGAGGGACACCGACTGGAGGAGCGGTCGAACCTTCGGCTACAGCTACGACGCGGGGCGCGAGGCCGAGAAGGTCACCAAGGAGGCCTACGGTCGCTTCCTCAGCGAGAACGCGCTCGACCCGCGCGTCTATCCGAGCCTGGTGAAGTTCGAGACCGAGGTCGTCGGGATGTGTCGGACGCACCTCCGCGGCGACGACGCGGTGGTCGGCACCTTCACGAGCGGCGGCACCGAGAGCTGCATGCTCGCGGTGAAGACCGCACGCGACTGGGCGAAGGCCGAGAAGGGCATCACGGCGCCCGAGATGATCTTGCCGATCACCGCGCACGCCGCCTTCCACAAGGGCGCGCACTACTTCGGCGTGAAGGTCGTGCCGGTCGACGTCGACGCCGAGACCTTCGAGGCGGATCCCGCAGCCGTGAAGGCGGCGCTCACCGACAACACCGTGCTCATCGTCGGCAGCGCGCCGAGCTACGCGCACGGGGTCATCGACCCGATCGTCGAGCTCGGCCAGATCGCGCTCGAGCACGGCGTCTTGCTGCACGTCGACGCCTGCATCGGCGGCTTCATGCTCCCCTACGTCGCGCGTCTCGGCCGGAAGCTGAAGGACTGGGACTTCTCCGTGCCCGGCGTGACGAGCGTCAGCATGGACCTCCACAAGTACGCCTACTGCGCCAAGGGCGCCTCGGTCCTGATGATGAAGGACAAGGAGCTTCGCCAGCACCAGATCTTCGCGTGCGCCGCGTGGACCGGCTACAGCGTGGTCAACACCACGATGCAGAGCACCAAGAGCGGCGGGCCGATGGCGGCCGCCTGGGCGACGCTCCACCACATCGGGGACGAGGGCTACCTCGCGCTGACCCGCCGCGCGATGGACGCGACCGACCGCATCGCGGCCGGCGTCGAGTCCATCCCGGAGCTGCGCATGCTCGGTGAGCCGGTCATGACGCTGCTCGCCTTCGCGAGCGACGAGGTCGACGTCTTCCACGTGGCGGACGAGATGAAGCTCCGCGGCTGGCTCATCGGGGCGCAGCTCGAGTACGGGCCGAGCCCGACCAACCTGCACCTGACGGTGGGGCCGACCAACGACGAGAAGGCCGAGGCCTTCGTCGCGGATCTGCGCGCGTCGGTCGAGGCGGCGAAGGCGCTCCCGAAGAGCGACCTGCCGGGGCAGATCCAGGCCGCCTTCGCCAACATGGCCCCGGAGGACATCTCGCCCGAGACGCTGAAGCAGATGCTCTCCATGGCGGGCGCGAGCGGGACGGAGCTGCCCGAGCGCGAGTCCGACATCAACCACGTGCTCGACTCCCTGCCGCGCGCGCTGAACGAGAAGCTCCTCGTCGGCTACCTGAACGAGCTCTTCGTCTGA
- a CDS encoding C45 family autoproteolytic acyltransferase/hydrolase has product MTQTTTRDTEAPIRREGQGWHRRVGDVHVLGVAGSDYDMGYQHGVLLSDEVRRGPIPYYRRIVEKLMGKGSLGPASKLVWPALQTTLGRQIAKGLPPHVKETIRGIADGAGLDVQTFVDGCTMPDAVMWVAARAMQLRGHGPAVAHRIALGLGCTSALAWGDATADGMLLHARNFDYHGVGCWPSNKALLFHTPDHGQRFVSVAAAGVGLGGITAMNEAGLTLTVHQHMFTDRTKLGGTPIGIVGDEVMRHARDLDDAERILGSHTPVGCWTYVISDGHAREVLCWEENPERQRAIRVREEGTFGYANVYLDEALGQSEVSLYGSYWRHNQGRHARVNALLEERRGALDPAGMASILGDTGTGGCRIRDSIAMVMTVGSVVFRPEDGTVWVGTGEAPTSRGTFVPFSLSAQGHDPDKGELRVGALEDEADREAFERFRQSYVAYVDESDVGRAHALLREACALSPGQPLYHSLRGLYALEAGELSAAEGAFDEAIALGHPDAERRASFHLWRGRSRDAAGDREGAVRDYRWALGHHADPPVRAAAMRGLRRRFTRRHAHQMHIDVGLADVVSP; this is encoded by the coding sequence GTGACGCAGACGACGACGAGAGACACGGAGGCGCCGATCCGGCGCGAGGGGCAGGGCTGGCATCGACGCGTGGGGGACGTGCACGTGCTCGGGGTCGCCGGCAGCGACTACGACATGGGGTATCAGCACGGCGTGTTGCTCTCGGACGAGGTCCGACGCGGCCCGATCCCCTACTACCGTCGCATCGTCGAGAAGCTGATGGGGAAGGGCAGCCTCGGCCCCGCGTCGAAGCTGGTCTGGCCCGCGCTCCAGACGACCCTGGGGCGACAGATCGCCAAGGGCCTCCCGCCGCACGTGAAGGAGACCATCCGCGGGATCGCGGACGGCGCCGGGCTCGACGTGCAGACCTTCGTCGACGGCTGCACCATGCCCGACGCGGTGATGTGGGTGGCGGCGCGCGCGATGCAGCTGCGAGGCCACGGCCCCGCCGTCGCGCACCGGATCGCGCTGGGCCTCGGCTGCACGAGCGCGCTCGCGTGGGGGGACGCCACGGCGGACGGGATGCTGCTGCACGCCCGCAACTTCGACTACCACGGCGTGGGCTGCTGGCCCTCCAACAAGGCGCTCTTGTTCCACACGCCGGACCACGGCCAGCGCTTCGTCTCCGTGGCGGCCGCGGGGGTCGGTCTCGGCGGGATCACGGCCATGAACGAGGCGGGCCTGACGCTGACCGTGCACCAGCACATGTTCACCGATCGCACGAAGCTCGGCGGCACGCCGATCGGCATCGTGGGCGACGAGGTGATGCGGCACGCGCGCGATCTCGACGACGCGGAGCGCATCCTCGGCAGCCACACCCCGGTCGGCTGCTGGACCTACGTGATCTCCGACGGGCACGCCCGCGAGGTGCTCTGCTGGGAGGAGAACCCGGAGCGCCAGCGCGCCATCCGCGTCCGCGAGGAGGGCACCTTCGGCTACGCGAACGTCTACCTCGACGAGGCGCTCGGCCAGAGCGAGGTCTCCCTCTACGGGAGCTACTGGCGGCACAACCAGGGCCGGCACGCGCGGGTCAACGCGCTGCTCGAGGAGCGCCGCGGCGCGCTCGACCCGGCGGGCATGGCCTCCATCCTGGGCGACACGGGCACCGGGGGCTGCCGCATCCGCGACTCGATCGCGATGGTGATGACGGTCGGCTCGGTGGTCTTCCGGCCGGAGGACGGGACGGTGTGGGTCGGCACGGGCGAGGCGCCGACGAGCCGCGGGACCTTCGTGCCCTTCTCGCTCTCCGCGCAGGGGCACGACCCGGACAAGGGCGAGCTCAGGGTCGGCGCGCTCGAGGACGAGGCGGATCGGGAGGCGTTCGAGCGCTTCCGCCAGAGCTACGTGGCCTACGTCGACGAGAGCGACGTGGGGCGCGCGCACGCGCTGCTGCGAGAGGCCTGCGCCCTGTCTCCGGGCCAGCCGCTCTACCACTCGCTCCGCGGGCTCTACGCGCTCGAGGCGGGCGAGCTGAGCGCGGCCGAGGGCGCCTTCGACGAGGCCATCGCGCTCGGCCACCCAGACGCCGAGCGGCGCGCGAGCTTCCACCTCTGGAGGGGCCGCTCCCGGGACGCCGCGGGCGACCGTGAGGGCGCGGTGCGCGACTACCGCTGGGCGCTCGGGCACCACGCCGACCCGCCCGTGCGCGCGGCGGCCATGCGCGGCCTGCGCCGACGCTTCACGCGCCGTCACGCCCATCAGATGCACATCGACGTGGGCCTGGCCGACGTCGTTTCGCCGTAG
- a CDS encoding GntR family transcriptional regulator: MAEGTGRKADRVANDLLRSIVRGDVEVGSLLPKEAELAERYGVNRSVVREAIKLLEVHRLVRPIRRRGTEVLDPMASVSPEVLRAMMTPGPGRVNREVFRDFLEIRASLDVQMTTLAATRRTPADLEELDAHLARLKDALHDRARYDVHADALTRAVARAAHNRIFQMLVWWNQEVARDLGDIFRTVRPANEPHLAGLSLLVGLIRAGEVEQVRTLVEAFHDWATPRLLAAAALSTGEPLSVVMEGLT; encoded by the coding sequence GTGGCGGAGGGCACGGGACGCAAGGCCGATCGGGTCGCGAACGACCTGCTGCGAAGCATCGTTCGCGGCGACGTCGAGGTGGGCTCGCTCCTCCCCAAGGAGGCGGAGCTGGCCGAGCGCTACGGCGTGAACCGCTCCGTCGTGCGCGAGGCCATCAAGCTGCTCGAGGTGCACCGGCTGGTTCGCCCCATCCGGCGGCGCGGCACGGAGGTGCTCGACCCGATGGCGTCGGTCAGCCCCGAGGTCCTGCGCGCCATGATGACGCCGGGCCCCGGACGGGTGAACCGGGAGGTCTTCCGGGACTTCCTCGAGATCCGCGCGTCGCTGGACGTGCAGATGACCACGCTCGCGGCGACGCGGCGCACGCCCGCGGACCTCGAGGAGCTCGACGCGCACCTCGCCCGCCTGAAGGACGCCTTGCACGACCGGGCCCGCTACGACGTGCACGCCGACGCGCTCACCCGAGCGGTCGCGCGCGCGGCCCACAACCGGATCTTCCAGATGCTGGTCTGGTGGAACCAGGAGGTCGCGCGGGACCTCGGCGACATCTTTCGAACGGTGCGGCCCGCGAACGAGCCGCACCTCGCGGGGCTCTCTCTCCTCGTCGGGCTGATCCGAGCCGGCGAGGTGGAGCAGGTGCGCACCCTCGTGGAGGCCTTCCACGACTGGGCGACCCCGCGGCTCTTGGCGGCGGCGGCGCTCTCGACGGGGGAGCCGCTGAGCGTGGTGATGGAGGGGCTGACGTGA
- a CDS encoding serine/threonine-protein kinase, producing the protein MEEEASQWEGTVIDGRYRLEGFLGAGGMASVHRGVDLESGRAVAVKVLRRELASDARWIERMRREARAAAASRHPNIVEVHAFGRTSEGAPYIVMELLEGKPLHRILAECGRMPVSIATPIGAQIAEALACTHQLGIAHRDLKPENIFVRWDEHGAPHVKLVDFGLARIPEDTRLTEPGQVVGTPQYMAPERAWNFEVGTAADLYSLGVVLFEMVTGQLPLPATSPAAVVMRAMHEEAPHARSLRADLPSELDLLISGLLERQPEDRPPTASEVATRLWNIARREQQMAIDYTPVISQKTVDS; encoded by the coding sequence ATGGAAGAGGAGGCCTCCCAGTGGGAGGGCACGGTGATCGACGGCCGCTACCGGCTCGAGGGGTTCCTCGGCGCGGGCGGCATGGCGAGCGTGCACCGCGGAGTCGACCTCGAGTCCGGCCGAGCCGTGGCGGTCAAGGTGCTGCGGCGCGAGCTGGCGAGCGACGCCAGGTGGATCGAGCGCATGCGCCGCGAGGCCCGCGCGGCGGCCGCCTCCCGACACCCGAACATCGTCGAGGTCCACGCGTTCGGTCGCACCTCCGAGGGCGCTCCGTACATCGTGATGGAGCTGCTCGAGGGCAAGCCGCTGCACCGGATCCTGGCCGAGTGCGGGCGCATGCCGGTCTCCATCGCGACGCCGATCGGCGCGCAGATCGCCGAGGCGCTGGCCTGCACACACCAGCTGGGCATCGCCCACCGCGACCTCAAGCCCGAGAACATCTTCGTTCGCTGGGACGAGCACGGGGCGCCCCACGTCAAGCTCGTGGACTTCGGCCTCGCTCGGATCCCGGAGGACACGCGCCTGACCGAGCCCGGCCAGGTGGTCGGCACACCCCAGTACATGGCGCCGGAGCGGGCCTGGAACTTCGAGGTGGGGACGGCGGCCGACCTCTACTCCCTCGGCGTCGTGCTCTTCGAGATGGTCACCGGTCAGCTCCCGCTCCCCGCCACCAGCCCCGCCGCGGTGGTGATGCGGGCGATGCACGAGGAGGCCCCGCACGCCCGGAGCCTGCGCGCCGATCTCCCGAGCGAGCTGGACCTCCTCATCTCGGGCTTGCTCGAGCGACAGCCGGAAGACCGGCCTCCCACCGCGTCCGAGGTCGCCACCCGACTCTGGAACATCGCCCGCCGCGAGCAGCAGATGGCCATCGACTATACCCCGGTGATTAGCCAAAAGACGGTTGACAGCTAA